A section of the Oryzias melastigma strain HK-1 linkage group LG2, ASM292280v2, whole genome shotgun sequence genome encodes:
- the LOC112142013 gene encoding location of vulva defective 1 — MLSWWAVAAVLCLPCGLSYHALRILRIGERGQSLVLPCDGSAFRDQEGMVRWEQVEETVVLLRGGETSVAESLRGRVQLPSEEQIKEGNWSLVINSITPSDEDVYLCIFNTSTLVSSVWVRVLENEATVADPSMKPLRIIDGSGGGTTDLPFSTEVSTLTMTGTTDELTTSIDSQSVGTTEESTTTEESTTTEESTTTDESTTLTESLSVGTTDVSTSVTDIQSVGTTDESTSLLGFRWIGTTDKSTPFSDLEDPKSTTDPPLLENFPWVRVGLIGGVLLVTSLVMGLLGALRQI, encoded by the exons CTCTAAGGATCTTGAGGATTGGGGAGCGCGGCCAGTCCCTCGTCCTGCCCTGTGACGGATCCGCCTTCAGGGACCAGGAGGGAATGGTGCGGTGGGAGCAGGTCGAAGAGACGGTGGTGTTACTGAGGGGAGGAGAGACCAGCGTTGCAGAATCCTTGAGG GGTCGGGTCCAGCTTCCTTCAGAGGAGCAGATAAAGGAGGGGAACTGGTCTCTGGTCATCAACTCCATAACGCCCAGCGATGAAGATGTGTACCTCTGCATCTTCAACACCTCCACCCTCGTATCATCGGTATGGGTCAGGGTCTTAG AAAACGAGGCAACAGTTGCTGATCCATCCATGAAACCGCTGAGGATCATTGATGGGTCTGGAGGTGGAACCACCGACCTTCCTTTTTCCACGGAAGTGTCCACTCTGACAATGACGG GGACCACTGACGAGCTGACGACCTCGATAGATTCCCAGTCAGTAGGGACCACTGAAGAATCAACGACCACTGAAGAATCAACGACCACTGAAGAATCAACGACCACGGATGAATCAACGACCTTGACAGAGTCCCTATCCGTAGGGACTACTGATGTGTCGACGTCCGTAACAGATATCCAGTCAGTCGGGACCACCGATGAATCAACATCTTTGCTAGGCTTCCGGTGGATTGGCACCACTGACAAGTCAACACCCTTTTCAGATTTAG AGGACCCCAAGAGCACTACAGACCCTCCCCTACTGGAAAACTTCCCCTGGGTTCGGGTTGGCCTCATTGGGGGCGTGCTGCTGGTCACATCCTTGGTCATGGGTCTTCTCGGAGCCTTACGGCAAATTTAG